The Gemmatimonas aurantiaca T-27 DNA segment CCTTTGCGATCGCGCTTGGCGCGATACATGGCCCCGTCCGCGCAGCGACACAACGCTTCGTACGTGGCGCCATGCAACGGATAGATGCTGGCTCCCATCGACGCCGAGGTCATGATCTCGTGTCCTTCGATTTCGAAGGGCTGTTTCAGCGCCTCGATGACACGATCGATGAGAGGCGGGAGATCCGACTCGTCCTGCAGCGGATCGATCAACAGCAGAAACTCGTCGCCGCTGATGCGGGCCAGCGTATCGCCACTGCGAATATGCTGCGTGACGCGCTTGGCGACCGCCTTGAGCAGGGCGTCACCCAGCGCATGGCTGTAGTAGTCGTTGATCTGCTTGAAGTTGTCGAGATCGATGAACGCAAGCGCGAACATGCCCCCGTCGGTGTGTCGACGCAGCGACGACGCGACGATGTCCTGCATCCGCACGCGGTTCGGCAACCCCGTGAGCGGATCGTGGAAGGCGCGGCGTGACAAGTCACGCTCCAGCAGTTTCCGCTCGGTGATATCGAGTGCCGTAGAAACCAGCAGCGGATCATCCAGGATGCGCACCGGCTTGCCGGTCACGAGCAGCGTGCGCTCCTGACCATTGTGCAACACGGTGTATTCACCGGAGCGCTGCTCGCCGCTCTCGAGGTGCTCCTGGAATGCACGCAGGTGGCGATCGCTCTCGGCCTCATCATCCGCCCGCAAATCGAAGGGCAGGCCCGAGGCTTTGGGCAGGAGATCGGTGTGCGACCCGCGTCCCAGCGTAGGGGCAATGGCGTCATTGACCAGCAGCAGATTGCCGCTCTGATCCTGTACGACCACGCCCACCGGCAGCACGCCCATGAGCGCCTGCAGTAGCTGGGCATTCCGTCGCGTCGCCTGCTCGCTGGCCCGGAGTTGGCGCGTGATTTCACGCAGTCGCCGACCTTCCGCCGCATTCTTGTTCGCCGACCGGCTGGCGAGGGCATGCGACACCAGCAGCGAGAATCGACGCGCCAGTGTCACATCGGTGCGCTGGAAGCCTCCGTCGCCGGGCGCGCGCAGCAGGATCAGCACGCCGCGCTGATCATGCGCCCGCACAGGCAGGTGCAACGCGGATTGCTGCATGGCTCCCCGCACCCAGTCTGCCTGCGCATCATCACCCGCAGCCACCTGACACCATTCCCGCGTGGTTTCGTTCGAGAAGGTGGCAATCACCTTGTCGTCCATCACCTTGCGAAACAGCGTGTCGACGGGCCAGCGCGATCCCTGCAGCAGCGGAGGATCGGCGACGATGCACTCCAGTTGATCAGGTGCGTCGTCGGCATCACCCGGTGCGTCCCTGCGCTCGACGAGCATCAGGGCGCTGGAAAAGCTGAAGACCTTTCTCAGGGAGATGAACACACGCCCGAAAGGATCGTCATTGGCGTCAACGGCCAACAACGACTCGAGGGCATCGAGCAACGTCTGCGCCTGGACACCGCCCAGGGCCAGCAGCTCGTTCTCCCGACGCAATCGGAACAGCGCTTCACGCAGTTCTTCGGCGCTTTCGATGCCCGGTGACGGGATCTCCAAGGTGGCGTGTGCAGGCATGACGCCGCCCTCCTCAGGCGGCGAAGCTGACGGCGGAGATCATCAGATTTCCGTGCACGTTGCGATCGTTCAACAGTCCCTGTTCACCAAAGGTGAAGCAGCCGATGAACGGCGCATCGCCGAACGCCTGGCTCACGTTTGCGCTCACGTGGCGAATGTCTTCACCGACCGCCATGCGACAACCACCGCAGTACACGATCAGTCCACCGGCCAGAGAGGCCGTCGAAGGCAGGCCACGGCGGGCCTGCTCTGCGACACGACCCGCGCGTTCGATGAGACGCTGGCGATCGCCGCGCATGGCATACACGCGGTCTCCCACTTCGATGTTGCGGAACGTGCTGAGGGAACCGTCCTGGCCGATGGCCTCGGGGTGTACGAGCAGGTAGGTCGTCACGCCATCGATGCGGCCCGCGTCGGTGGCAATCGGCTGCATGGTGGTGTCCTGCAGGATCGTCCCCCCCGACGGCAGGTGCACGTCGAGCCGCTGGTCGAGCCAACGGCTGTACACTGCAGCGGCGGGTTCACCATCGATCGACAGGATGGTGCGACCTTCGCTGGCGGTGACCACACCACTGTCACCAGCCGGGGTGTACCCGATGCCAGTGACGATGCCATTGGGGCCGGCGGGCTCATAGCCGCCCTGGAACGCATATCCGACCTGGCTTGCCGGGAACAACACGGCCACGACCAGGCCATCGGAATGTGTGGAGTCGGTGCCAAGCTGGCGCCAACGACCCGAGACGTCATTGTCCGCCGCCGAACCGCCGATGATGGGGCAGCCGTCGCCGACGAGCCGCCGCAGGCCGGCGATCACGGCTTCTTCATTGCCAGGGGCCTGGTAGATCCAGATCAATTCAGGCAGTTGTCCTTCACAATCGCACGAGGCCAGCGCCTCCTTCAGCAGGCGTTCAGCGGTCGCCGCCGGATCGTCGCCCAAGGCACCGGCCGCTACGCCGTAGCTGCCGTCTGCGTCGTCGACGAGCAGCAGGCCAATGCTGTTGGCATCCCAAAGGCCCTGATCGGTGATGAATCCACCGGAGGAGCTGCCGCCCAGCAGAGCCGCGTCGGGAAAGCGCCCGCGGAGAAAGTGGCGCAGTTGTTCGTCATCGTGATCGCAGCCATAAAAGGCGATCACGAGCCGTGCGGACGCTTCGCTCGGAATCTGACGATCGAGTGCGTCGAGTGCCGCAGCGGTGGACGAGTGGCTGGCCGCGACGGTCTGAAGCTGTGGCACTGTGTATTCCCTGTATGGTTCGCGGCGCGGGAGCTACTCGGCGTCTCATTGTCCGCCTGGTACTGGCGTCAGCGGCAAAAAATGCGAGCGGGCCTCATCATCGGTCCGCCCACAGCCATGCTGACACTCCCGGCCATGTATACAGGGGTATTTCGGCAGGCGTCGCCGATTCTTGAGTCAGTCCCTGGTCTTACCCGACCAAATCCCGAAATTCACGCAACAGGCCAGGCCAGGCGCCGGTCAGGCGGCCAG contains these protein-coding regions:
- a CDS encoding putative bifunctional diguanylate cyclase/phosphodiesterase, encoding MPAHATLEIPSPGIESAEELREALFRLRRENELLALGGVQAQTLLDALESLLAVDANDDPFGRVFISLRKVFSFSSALMLVERRDAPGDADDAPDQLECIVADPPLLQGSRWPVDTLFRKVMDDKVIATFSNETTREWCQVAAGDDAQADWVRGAMQQSALHLPVRAHDQRGVLILLRAPGDGGFQRTDVTLARRFSLLVSHALASRSANKNAAEGRRLREITRQLRASEQATRRNAQLLQALMGVLPVGVVVQDQSGNLLLVNDAIAPTLGRGSHTDLLPKASGLPFDLRADDEAESDRHLRAFQEHLESGEQRSGEYTVLHNGQERTLLVTGKPVRILDDPLLVSTALDITERKLLERDLSRRAFHDPLTGLPNRVRMQDIVASSLRRHTDGGMFALAFIDLDNFKQINDYYSHALGDALLKAVAKRVTQHIRSGDTLARISGDEFLLLIDPLQDESDLPPLIDRVIEALKQPFEIEGHEIMTSASMGASIYPLHGATYEALCRCADGAMYRAKRDRKGSATYFNDSMGHALTARMDTEQRLRMAIRDRRFRVAYQAKFGMRNRGVVGFEALVRWVDSDGTVHMPDSFIELASELGLLDAITEFVVDQVAEHMPILTERFGRDVSFSVNISARQAGDLSFMTQFIERLQARGIADRIMLELTEDAVLVTHRFERGVLPQLRAAGGRLAIDDFGSGYSSLAMLADMTVDEVKVDRSLITEIHQRPRSQGILRAIESLCMGLGADLVAEGVETAEELEYLTRYTRISIVQGFHFTRPMFIDDLLQQTDLHPVADESDDILPLPRGQQDVWNEPPVGHISDANDWG
- a CDS encoding FIST signal transduction protein; translation: MPQLQTVAASHSSTAAALDALDRQIPSEASARLVIAFYGCDHDDEQLRHFLRGRFPDAALLGGSSSGGFITDQGLWDANSIGLLLVDDADGSYGVAAGALGDDPAATAERLLKEALASCDCEGQLPELIWIYQAPGNEEAVIAGLRRLVGDGCPIIGGSAADNDVSGRWRQLGTDSTHSDGLVVAVLFPASQVGYAFQGGYEPAGPNGIVTGIGYTPAGDSGVVTASEGRTILSIDGEPAAAVYSRWLDQRLDVHLPSGGTILQDTTMQPIATDAGRIDGVTTYLLVHPEAIGQDGSLSTFRNIEVGDRVYAMRGDRQRLIERAGRVAEQARRGLPSTASLAGGLIVYCGGCRMAVGEDIRHVSANVSQAFGDAPFIGCFTFGEQGLLNDRNVHGNLMISAVSFAA